A DNA window from Hordeum vulgare subsp. vulgare chromosome 1H, MorexV3_pseudomolecules_assembly, whole genome shotgun sequence contains the following coding sequences:
- the LOC123445290 gene encoding histone H4: MSGRGKGGKGLGKGGAKRHRKVLRDNIQGITKPAIRRLARRGGVKRISGLIYEETRGVLKIFLENVIRDAVTYTEHARRKTVTAMDVVYALKRQGRTLYGFGG; encoded by the coding sequence ATGTCCGGGCGCGGCAAGGGAGGCAAGGGTCTCGGCAAGGGCGGCGCCAAGCGCCACCGGAAGGTGCTGCGCGACAACATCCAGGGCATCACCAAGCCGGCCATCCGTCGCCTGGCGAGGAGGGGCGGCGTGAAGCGCATCTCGGGGCTCATCTACGAGGAGACCCGCGGCGTCCTCAAGATCTTCCTCGAGAACGTCATACGCGACGCCGTCACCTACACCGAGCACGCCCGCCGCAAGACCGTCACCGCCATGGACGTCGTCTACGCGCTCAAGCGCCAGGGCCGCACCCTCTACGGCTTCGGCGGCTAG